Proteins found in one Nostoc sp. NIES-3756 genomic segment:
- a CDS encoding TrmH family RNA methyltransferase — protein MLTSLQNNLVKQIRKLHSTKERHKQGLFLLEGTHLLEEACAVNYHLEVVCCTPAWQANHSTLWEDACSRCDRSEIVSEEVLQAIATTVQPDGVVATAKRGEQQSQVPFTGVVLALETIQDPGNLGTIIRTAAAAGASGLWLSQDSVDLDNPKVLRASAGQWFRLATAVSEDLKATVQSCQQAGMQVIATLPTAKLTYWEVDWTKPSLILLGNEGAGLSADLAAMADQQVKIPLSPGVESLNVAIAAALMLYEAQRQVICNS, from the coding sequence ATGTTAACGAGTTTACAGAATAATTTAGTTAAGCAAATTCGCAAGCTGCACTCTACCAAAGAGCGGCATAAACAGGGGTTATTTTTGTTGGAAGGAACGCACTTGCTGGAAGAAGCTTGTGCGGTGAATTATCATCTAGAGGTGGTGTGCTGTACTCCAGCATGGCAAGCGAACCATTCTACATTGTGGGAAGATGCTTGTAGTCGATGCGATCGCTCTGAAATTGTCAGTGAAGAAGTATTACAAGCGATCGCTACTACTGTACAACCAGATGGGGTGGTGGCGACGGCAAAACGTGGCGAACAGCAAAGCCAAGTACCTTTTACTGGTGTAGTTCTAGCATTAGAAACCATCCAAGACCCAGGTAATTTAGGCACAATCATTCGCACGGCGGCGGCGGCTGGGGCTTCAGGATTATGGCTGAGTCAAGATAGTGTAGATTTGGATAATCCAAAAGTGTTGCGTGCTTCGGCTGGACAGTGGTTTCGTTTGGCTACAGCCGTTAGTGAAGATTTAAAAGCGACTGTACAAAGTTGTCAGCAAGCGGGGATGCAGGTAATAGCCACCTTACCCACCGCCAAGTTAACTTATTGGGAAGTAGACTGGACAAAACCCAGTTTAATTTTGTTGGGCAATGAGGGTGCTGGCTTGTCAGCAGATTTAGCAGCGATGGCAGACCAGCAGGTGAAGATTCCTCTGAGTCCTGGTGTAGAATCTTTGAATGTGGCGATCGCTGCTGCTTTAATGTTGTATGAAGCACAGAGACAGGTAATTTGTAATTCGTAA
- the murA gene encoding UDP-N-acetylglucosamine 1-carboxyvinyltransferase, with the protein MNPSSSLPDAKLVSEADSSVLQIWGGHSLRGHVRISGAKNSALVIMAGALLCSGDCRIRNVPLLADVERMAEVISALGVRLQRQGDILDINASEFKTSKAPYELVTQLRASFFAIGAILARLGVAQMPLPGGCAIGARPVDLHVRGLQAMGAEVQIEHGICNAYVPGSNGRLKGAKIYLDTPSVGATETLMMAATLADGETVLENAAREPEVVDLANFCKAMGANIQGAGTSTITIVGVPKLHSVDYSIIPDRIEAGTFLVAGAVTRSEFTLSPVVPDHLIPVLAKLRDIGVPIIEEAPDCLRILPAETLRATDIDTLPHPGFPTDMQAPFMALLTLAEGDSIINESVFENRLRHASELNRLGADIRVKGNTAFVRGVPMLSGAPVIGTDLRASAALVIAGLAATGKTTIKGLHHLDRGYDQLDVKLQQLGAKISRIGEVAADAEVAASNNTASVST; encoded by the coding sequence ATCAATCCTTCTAGCAGCTTACCAGATGCCAAACTGGTATCAGAAGCAGACTCCTCAGTCTTGCAAATTTGGGGTGGGCATTCTTTACGGGGTCATGTAAGAATTAGCGGGGCGAAAAATTCAGCATTGGTCATCATGGCTGGAGCCTTGCTATGTTCGGGAGATTGTCGGATTCGCAACGTTCCCTTATTGGCGGACGTAGAGCGCATGGCTGAGGTGATCTCAGCATTGGGCGTGCGCCTGCAACGACAAGGTGACATTCTCGATATCAACGCCAGTGAATTTAAAACATCAAAAGCTCCCTACGAATTAGTAACCCAGTTACGGGCCAGCTTCTTCGCCATAGGAGCCATTTTAGCCCGTTTAGGCGTGGCACAGATGCCATTACCAGGGGGTTGTGCAATTGGAGCCAGACCTGTTGACTTGCATGTTCGAGGACTGCAAGCAATGGGAGCAGAAGTGCAGATTGAACATGGTATTTGTAATGCCTATGTTCCTGGTAGCAATGGCAGGTTAAAAGGAGCCAAGATTTATCTAGATACTCCCAGCGTGGGGGCGACAGAAACTCTAATGATGGCTGCTACCCTCGCCGATGGGGAAACCGTACTTGAAAACGCGGCGCGAGAACCAGAAGTAGTTGATTTGGCTAACTTCTGTAAAGCAATGGGCGCAAACATTCAAGGTGCTGGTACTAGTACTATCACCATTGTTGGTGTTCCTAAACTACACTCGGTTGATTACAGTATTATTCCTGACCGCATTGAGGCAGGTACATTCCTTGTAGCAGGAGCCGTCACCCGTTCAGAATTTACCCTATCGCCAGTAGTGCCAGACCATTTAATTCCCGTACTTGCCAAGCTGCGCGATATTGGTGTTCCAATCATTGAGGAAGCACCAGATTGCCTCCGTATTCTGCCAGCAGAAACCCTCAGAGCTACAGACATTGATACCTTGCCCCATCCAGGGTTCCCCACGGATATGCAAGCACCATTCATGGCTTTACTAACCTTGGCGGAAGGCGACAGCATTATCAACGAATCAGTGTTTGAAAATCGCTTGCGTCATGCCTCTGAGTTAAATCGCTTAGGGGCGGATATTCGCGTCAAAGGTAACACCGCCTTTGTGCGTGGAGTGCCGATGTTATCTGGTGCGCCAGTCATCGGTACAGACTTACGCGCGTCAGCCGCCTTAGTCATTGCCGGACTAGCAGCCACAGGCAAAACAACCATCAAAGGCTTACATCATCTTGATCGCGGCTACGATCAACTTGATGTAAAACTACAGCAGTTGGGCGCTAAAATCTCGCGCATAGGCGAAGTTGCAGCAGATGCCGAAGTAGCCGCAAGTAATAATACTGCGTCAGTTTCTACTTAG
- a CDS encoding M48 family metallopeptidase, whose translation MSLFKSPLIGLKADSFRHPLDLEATTSLKQIPGLDMLVRNLLGPMAEQVFYVENIASSVLVGEKQLPHLHKLLLEACTTLDIEPPQLYVRQHPAPNAYTFAMRGKQPFVVIHTSLIDILTPEEIQAVIAHELGHLKCDHSVYLTPVNLLILAASAVPNIGAVVAQAIQAQLLEWVRCAEFTCDRAALLATQNPRVVMSVLMKLAGGSPTLAPQLNLDAFIAQARAYDDISKTEMGEMVKAARTAQLTHPVPVLRAREIDRWASSQEYQSLLQNHGQKYASETTNKGGWRNW comes from the coding sequence ATGTCCTTGTTCAAATCTCCGCTCATCGGTTTAAAAGCTGACTCGTTTCGTCATCCATTAGACCTGGAAGCCACTACATCTCTTAAGCAAATACCAGGCTTGGATATGTTGGTGCGAAATTTACTAGGGCCAATGGCCGAGCAAGTTTTTTATGTAGAAAATATTGCTTCTAGTGTATTGGTAGGGGAAAAACAACTGCCTCATTTACACAAGTTGTTGTTAGAAGCCTGTACAACTCTAGATATAGAGCCTCCTCAGTTATATGTCAGACAACATCCTGCACCTAATGCTTATACCTTTGCTATGCGGGGTAAGCAACCTTTTGTTGTCATACACACTTCTTTAATCGATATTCTCACACCAGAAGAAATTCAAGCAGTAATTGCTCACGAGTTGGGACATCTCAAGTGTGACCATAGTGTTTATTTAACACCTGTAAATTTATTAATATTAGCAGCATCAGCCGTGCCGAATATTGGTGCTGTTGTTGCCCAAGCTATTCAGGCACAACTTTTAGAATGGGTACGCTGTGCTGAGTTTACCTGCGATCGCGCTGCTTTGCTAGCTACCCAAAACCCCAGAGTTGTGATGTCTGTATTAATGAAGTTGGCTGGCGGTTCACCCACCCTAGCACCACAACTCAATCTGGATGCTTTCATTGCCCAGGCTCGCGCCTACGATGATATTAGTAAAACGGAAATGGGGGAAATGGTCAAAGCTGCCCGTACAGCCCAATTAACCCACCCCGTACCAGTTTTACGTGCGCGGGAAATTGACCGTTGGGCAAGTAGTCAAGAATACCAATCATTACTACAAAATCATGGACAGAAATACGCCAGTGAAACCACTAATAAAGGTGGTTGGCGCAATTGGTAA
- a CDS encoding DUF4360 domain-containing protein, with amino-acid sequence MNMLNFKKTSINCVQAFLAAATLITASVGPALASSKVEILGAEYGGNGCPDGSASVSVSPDGQELTILFDKFIAEGNKSTERRKSCNMSIPIKVPQGFQISLYDADYRGYVAPSTTARLRAEYFFAGQRGPVFSRTFRGETDYNVRDQLATVADVWSRCGDSTNMRVNAAMTASGQGVATVDSFDLSHRGLVYHIKYRQCR; translated from the coding sequence ATGAATATGCTAAATTTCAAAAAAACATCTATTAATTGTGTTCAGGCTTTTTTGGCTGCCGCTACATTAATTACAGCTTCTGTAGGCCCCGCCCTTGCTAGCAGCAAAGTTGAAATATTAGGTGCAGAATATGGTGGTAATGGTTGTCCTGATGGATCTGCTAGTGTCAGCGTCAGTCCTGATGGTCAAGAGTTAACAATCTTATTTGATAAGTTTATAGCTGAGGGAAATAAGTCAACAGAAAGACGTAAAAGCTGTAACATGAGTATCCCTATTAAGGTTCCTCAAGGCTTTCAAATCTCCCTGTACGATGCTGATTACCGGGGCTATGTAGCTCCCTCTACAACCGCTAGATTAAGAGCAGAATACTTCTTTGCTGGTCAGCGTGGGCCTGTTTTTTCTAGAACATTTAGAGGCGAAACAGATTACAACGTCCGAGACCAATTAGCAACTGTGGCTGATGTCTGGTCACGTTGTGGTGACAGCACAAATATGCGGGTCAACGCTGCGATGACTGCTAGTGGTCAAGGGGTAGCTACTGTTGACTCTTTTGACCTTTCCCACCGTGGTTTGGTTTACCATATCAAATATCGCCAGTGCCGTTAG